The Spirosoma agri genome includes a region encoding these proteins:
- a CDS encoding FecR family protein, with protein MHQYDHFSAEELAAHPDFIDWVKHPDSANAAVWKAWLHQRPHKVDDVRLARQFVMMWQLPYIVPPADAQATVWAAIQAQKDKPARTYPVRQHRSAPAPGRRLGITVALSSLLLLAVGLVMYRLNISMTEYSGTADAPRTITLSDGSTVVLNTGASVRFARRWSADEPRTVWLTGKAQFSVTHQLNNQRFIVETPNQLRVEVLGTVFTVDEQVRQTRVVLNSGRVRLHVASQSNPINMVPGELVDIPANTKQSIVRRRVEPAVYSAWTTRQFIFDNTTLGEMTDLLTQDLGYRIEFADSTLRNRRMTIHLPTRDPDIILAAIAEANDLTVSTLSPKHIRITPKL; from the coding sequence ATGCATCAGTACGATCATTTTTCGGCGGAGGAGCTGGCGGCCCATCCCGATTTTATTGACTGGGTAAAACATCCCGACTCCGCAAACGCGGCTGTTTGGAAAGCCTGGCTGCATCAGCGCCCCCATAAAGTCGACGATGTTCGGCTTGCCCGACAGTTTGTAATGATGTGGCAGTTGCCTTACATCGTCCCACCGGCTGACGCACAGGCAACGGTCTGGGCGGCTATTCAGGCCCAAAAAGACAAGCCAGCTCGTACTTACCCGGTTCGTCAGCATCGTTCAGCCCCCGCTCCAGGACGCCGGCTAGGTATCACGGTCGCGTTGAGTAGCCTGTTGCTGCTGGCAGTGGGACTGGTCATGTACCGGCTGAATATAAGCATGACCGAATACAGCGGGACAGCAGATGCCCCCCGGACGATAACGTTGTCCGATGGGTCGACGGTCGTGCTGAATACCGGCGCGTCGGTTCGGTTTGCCCGGCGCTGGTCGGCCGACGAACCCCGGACGGTGTGGCTGACGGGCAAGGCGCAATTTTCGGTTACCCATCAGTTGAACAACCAGCGATTCATCGTAGAGACGCCTAATCAGCTACGGGTTGAAGTACTGGGCACGGTCTTCACCGTTGATGAGCAAGTGCGACAGACGCGCGTCGTGCTCAATAGCGGGCGCGTCCGGCTGCACGTCGCCAGTCAGTCGAATCCCATCAATATGGTACCGGGTGAACTGGTTGATATACCCGCGAATACGAAGCAATCCATTGTTCGTCGGCGGGTCGAGCCAGCCGTGTACAGCGCCTGGACAACGCGACAGTTTATTTTCGATAACACGACACTGGGTGAAATGACCGATCTGCTGACGCAGGACCTCGGCTACCGGATCGAGTTCGCCGATTCTACGCTACGTAATCGCCGGATGACCATCCATCTGCCCACCCGTGACCCCGACATAATACTAGCTGCCATTGCCGAAGCCAACGACCTCACGGTATCCACACTCTCCCCAAAACACATCCGTATTACACCGAAACTATAA
- a CDS encoding RNA polymerase sigma factor has protein sequence METSNERELWQQFQAGDEQAFSTIYSTYFSILYQYGYHIAQDEALVKDCIQTLFIEIWRSRRNLATDVSIKFYLLKAMRRHVYRTIRLQASFVSATALDETNPVTQSFSHEFELIAQETTQQRQALLQQAIHQLTNRQREAITLLYINELSYAEIAGIMTLKTRSVYNLIHEALEKLRSQLNPSNFTWLVFVLFSLVDHVQRIPGVEQ, from the coding sequence ATGGAGACCTCGAATGAACGTGAGTTATGGCAGCAGTTTCAGGCTGGTGACGAACAGGCCTTTTCGACTATCTATTCAACCTACTTCTCGATCCTGTATCAATATGGCTATCACATTGCTCAGGACGAAGCGTTGGTAAAGGATTGCATTCAAACCTTATTTATTGAAATTTGGCGAAGCCGCCGAAATCTGGCGACGGATGTCTCTATTAAATTTTACCTGCTCAAAGCGATGCGTCGGCACGTATACCGGACTATTCGCCTGCAAGCCTCTTTTGTCTCTGCAACAGCTCTAGATGAAACGAACCCGGTTACCCAGTCGTTCTCGCATGAATTTGAACTAATTGCACAGGAAACCACCCAGCAGCGGCAAGCGCTATTGCAGCAAGCGATCCATCAACTAACGAACCGCCAGCGAGAGGCCATTACGTTGCTGTACATCAACGAGCTATCCTACGCCGAGATAGCCGGGATCATGACGCTCAAAACCCGCAGTGTGTACAATCTGATCCATGAGGCACTAGAGAAATTACGCAGTCAATTAAACCCCTCCAACTTCACTTGGCTCGTGTTCGTTTTGTTTAGTCTAGTTGATCACGTCCAACGTATTCCGGGGGTTGAGCAGTAA